A single Amphiprion ocellaris isolate individual 3 ecotype Okinawa chromosome 1, ASM2253959v1, whole genome shotgun sequence DNA region contains:
- the rnf128a gene encoding E3 ubiquitin-protein ligase RNF128a → MGRKTQHCLLLVLCLSGLVQRSAALVFWTALVELSYVNSNNVTEDKVCECGVYGRNSPLEKAKGIVTLPKGDPKGCGPDDVYNRNFSSPPWIALVKRGNCTFAEKINAAKRQGAAGVVVYNVDGSGNSTTHMSHPDAEGIVAIMIGNSQGMEIVRLVKDGTDVQMLIDVGSPHGPWMDAYWLYFLSIAFFIVTAASIAYFVFISANRLYSLSVHRRSERRLKNEAKKAIGRLQVRTLKRGDEETTSDSHMCAVCIESYKAGDVVTVLTCDHIFHKACIEPWLLERRTCPMCKCDILKALGVEGEMKDDISPESPAEVTVITVTGEENMYEVPLTDPASPDPERQPYRYDNRAFEGDSEAARG, encoded by the coding sequence ATGGGTAGGAAGACACAACACTGTCTCCTGCTTGTGCTGTGTTTGTCGGGGCTTGTTCAACGCTCGGCTGCCTTGGTGTTTTGGACAGCGTTGGTGGAACTGAGCTATGTTAACAGCAACAATGTGACGGAGGACAAAGTCTGCGAGTGTGGGGTCTACGGTCGTAACTCTCCCCTGGAAAAAGCCAAAGGGATAGTGACACTTCCCAAGGGAGACCCCAAAGGCTGCGGCCCAGATGACGTCTACAACCGCAATTTCAGTTCGCCGCCCTGGATAGCCCTGGTTAAAAGAGGCAACTGCACCTTCGCTGAGAAGATCAACGCTGCCAAACGCCAAGGGGCAGCCGGTGTGGTCGTGTACAATGTGGACGGCAGTGGAAACAGCACCACTCACATGTCACACCCGGATGCAGAGGGGATTGTGGCGATCATGATTGGCAACAGTCAGGGCATGGAGATTGTCAGGCTGGTGAAGGATGGGACAGATGTTCAGATGCTTATTGACGTGGGCAGCCCTCACGGACCCTGGATGGACGCCTACTGGCTCTATTTTCTGTCCATCGCCTTCTTCATCGTGACGGCAGCCTCCATCGCCTACTTTGTGTTCATCTCTGCAAATCGCCTCTACAGTCTGAGCGTGCACAGACGCTCAGAGAGGAGGCTGAAAAATGAGGCTAAGAAGGCAATTGGACGCCTACAGGTGCGCACCCTCAAAAGAGGGGACGAGGAAACTACTTCTGACTCCCACATGTGCGCCGTGTGCATCGAATCTTACAAGGCAGGCGACGTGGTGACGGTGCTAACATGTGACCACATCTTCCACAAAGCCTGCATCGAGCCCTGGCTGCTGGAGAGGAGAACCTGTCCCATGTGTAAGTGCGACATCCTGAAGGCCCTGGGGGTTGAGGGGGAGATGAAAGATGACATCTCCCCCGAATCACCAGCAGAGGTCACTGTGATCACAGTCACAGGAGAAGAAAACATGTATGAAGTCCCACTGACTGACCCAGCGAGCCCTGACCCAGAGAGACAGCCGTATCGCTATGACAACAGGGCCTTCGAGGGAGACTCGGAGGCTGCGAGGGGATGA